CATCAATTAAAATAAAACTGTTTCCATATTGATTTATCTTTTTTGTAAAATCAATCTTATCTTCAATATTCCCTACAAGTTTTTCATGCTTGTTATTATAAAGTGCAAAATCAAAATCAATATTTTTTCTAATCTTTTCAGGATTTATTTTTTGATTTGTCATATGTGCATAGATTATGGTTGAAGATATTTTAGAGGCAACACTTTTCATATTTGAAGTTATCAAATCATAATATAAGTTTGACTCTACTTTATAAAAAAGCCAAGCAATAATAGTAAGTAAAATAAACGATGAACCAAGATATAGGCTCAAAAATCTAACAAGTGCAGATTTTTCACTTCTTGTTAAAACTATAACCAACTCCTTTTTTTGTTTGTATATACTCATCACTTAAAATTTTACGAAGATTTTTTATATATGTTCTAAGTGTTGAAGAACTAGGAGTATCTTCATATCCCCAAACATTAGATATCAACTCTTCATGGGGTATTATTTTATTTGCATTATTTACTAAATAAATAAGTATCTTAGCCTCTTTTTGTGGAAGATGATGAATAATACCATCATTATTTAAAATTAAATCTTGAGTATTAAAAGTAATATTCTCTTCAATTTGTAAAATATTTGCATTTATATTAAATATTTTTTTTATATTTTCAATTCTTAATCCTAACTCTTCAAGTTCAAAGGGTTTTTTGATATAGTCATTGCAACCTACATCAAAGCCTTTTTTCAAATCATCAATTTGATTTAGTGAAGTAATAAAAATAGATGGAGTTGTAATACCCTCATCTCTTAATCTTTTTAAAATTTCAAAACCATTTATATTTGGTACATTTACATCTAAAAGTAATAAATCATAGATATTTGAAAATAGATATGATAATGCGTCTTCTCCATCATAAGTTGAAGTTACTTCAAAATCTTTATTTTCAAGATATTCTGTGATTATTTCATTTAATATAAGGTCGTCTTCTAATAATAGTATATTCATAATTAATCCTAAAAGTTAAGGTAAGTATAACATAATAATAAATAAGATTTCTACACAAACAATACACATAAGTATTCTATAATGCTTTTGTATAAAAATGACACGAAGGAGACAATATGAAGTTAACAGCAAAATTACTAGCAGGCTTATTTTTAGCAGTGGGATTATTAAATGCAACGCCTTACTCTTTAGATAAAGCACATTCAGAAGTAGGTTTCTCGGTTAAGCATCTTATGATTACAAAAGTAAATGGTCAGTTTAAGAAGTTTGATGCGAATATAGATTTTGATTCTAAAACAAAAGTTTTCAAATCATTAAACGCAACAATAAAAACAGAATC
The window above is part of the Malaciobacter marinus genome. Proteins encoded here:
- a CDS encoding response regulator transcription factor, which gives rise to MNILLLEDDLILNEIITEYLENKDFEVTSTYDGEDALSYLFSNIYDLLLLDVNVPNINGFEILKRLRDEGITTPSIFITSLNQIDDLKKGFDVGCNDYIKKPFELEELGLRIENIKKIFNINANILQIEENITFNTQDLILNNDGIIHHLPQKEAKILIYLVNNANKIIPHEELISNVWGYEDTPSSSTLRTYIKNLRKILSDEYIQTKKGVGYSFNKK